A window of the Candida orthopsilosis Co 90-125, chromosome 1 draft sequence genome harbors these coding sequences:
- a CDS encoding Mdl1 ABC transporter (mitochondrial, half-size MDR-subfamily member): MITLRRLSFSFLTKASRGRAIGLQVAYHLPRHRIITQRSSVLNQIRLNSTSAKEDQPSLVDRQGSNAQVEPSSDLSTKGGKIPRSTLFKDLLKLIKLAKPESKLIMFALLCLAISSATTMSLPLIIGKIIDTAKPLDEGEDDEEKEGDAKEADDKQLIFGLPPTQFYSALAVVFVVGSSANFGRIYLLRTVGEKLVARLRSRLFSKILAQDAYFFDIGPTKLGMKTGDLISRIASDTQIISKSLSMNISDGMRSIISGVVGLSMMCYVSWKLTLCMSLLFPPLIAMSFFYGRRIKALSRLIQENIGALTKVTEEKLNGVKVIQSFAQQQSVVHGYNKEIKNIFNSSLREGKLSGIYFSVNGFLGNITMIGLLVIGTKLIGMNELTIGDLSSFMMYAVYTGSSVFGLGNFYTELMKGLGAAERVFELVEYKPKIINNIGKKSRLKGEIVIKNVDFTYPSRPDVIFENLNLHIKEGENICLVGPSGSGKSTISQLILRFYDPNNGQITVGDDSCTDIKDLNLNDYRRQLGYVQQEPLLFSGTVRENVTFGKQDATEEQIDNALELSHSLAFVKNLPDGLDTKIGASTSTQLSGGQKQRISLARSLIKDPKILILDEATSALDSISEEQVMKNLSRLNREKGVTIISIAHRLSTIKNSDRVVVFNEKGEIVEDGDFNKLHYDRNSHFNKLLKTNKLE, from the coding sequence ATGATAACACTCAGGCGGCTTCTGTTCAGCTTCCTTACAAAAGCCTCTCGAGGGAGAGCAATTGGGCTTCAGGTAGCTTATCATTTGCCACGACACCGCATCATTACACAACGATCCTCAGTCTTGAATCAGATACGGCTAAATTCCACTAGCGCAAAGGAAGATCAGCCTTCATTGGTCGATCGACAAGGTTCAAATGCGCAAGTAGAACCCTCCTCTGATTTGTCTACGAAGGGTGGGAAGATCCCTCGATCCACGTTGTTCAAAGATTTACTTaagttgataaagttgGCGAAACCAGAATCCAAATTAATCATGTTTGCATTGTTATGTTTGGCTATTTCATCAGCGACGACCATGTCTTTGCCTTTGATAATTGGGAAAATTATAGACACGGCCAAACCGCTAGATGAAGgagaagatgatgaagagaaagaggGTGACGCAAAAGAAGCCGATGACAAGCAATTGATATTTGGATTGCCACCAACTCAATTCTATTCAGCATTAGCtgttgtatttgttgttgggtCAAGTGCAAATTTTGGTCGGATTTACTTACTAAGAACTGTTGGCGAAAAGCTTGTTGCAAGATTGAGATCACGATTGTTTTCGAAAATTTTGGCTCAAGATGCATATTTCTTTGATATTGGTCCTACCAAATTGGGTATGAAGACTGGTGATTTAATTTCCCGAATTGCAAGCGATACTCAAATCATATCGAAAAGTTTGAGTATGAATATTAGTGATGGAATGAGAAGTATTATCAGTGGGGTTGTGGGATTATCTATGATGTGTTATGTGTCTTGGAAGTTGACGTTGTGTATGAGTTTATTGTTTCCACCCTTGATTGCAATGTCATTTTTCTATGGAAGACGAATCAAGGCATTGTCAAGGTTGATCCAAGAAAATATAGGTGCATTGACTAAGGTTACTgaagaaaagttgaatgGTGTCAAAGTTATTCAATCATTTGCACAACAACAGTCAGTAGTACATGGATACAACAAGGAGATAAaaaacattttcaacagCTCATTAAGAGAGGGCAAACTTTCGGGTATTTACTTCTCTGTAAATGGATTTCTTGGGAATATAACCATGATTGGATTGTTGGTCATTGGTACCAAGCTTATCGGTATGAATGAATTGACCATTGGTGACTTGTCAAGCTTTATGATGTATGCTGTGTACACTGGCTCATCAGTTTTTGGGTTAGGTAATTTTTATACCGAATTGATGAAGGGATTGGGAGCAGCAGAGAGAGTGTTTGAGTTGGTAGAGTACAAGccaaaaatcatcaacaacatcgGAAAGAAACTGCGTCTCAAAGGTGAAATAGTCATCAAGAATGTTGACTTTACATACCCTTCAAGACCGGATGTTATATTTGAGAATTTAAATTTGCACATAAAGGAAGGAGAAAATATATGTCTAGTTGGGCCATCTGGTAGTGGAAAGTCCACCATTAGTCAGTTAATATTGCGTTTTTACGATCCCAACAATGGCCAAATTACCGTAGGTGATGATTCGTGTACTGACATTAAAGACTTGAACTTGAATGACTACCGAAGACAACTAGGTTATGTGCAACAAGAGCCACTATTGTTCAGTGGTACGGTTAGGGAGAACGTGACTTTTGGTAAACAAGATGCAACAGAGGAACAAATAGACAATGCATTGGAGTTGAGTCATTCTCTAGCATTTGTCAAGAATCTACCTGATGGATTGGATACCAAAATTGGCGCTTCTACTTCTACACAGTTGAGTGGGGGCCAAAAGCAGAGAATTTCATTGGCAAGAAGCTTGATAAAAGAtccaaaaattttaattttggaTGAAGCCACTTCAGCCTTGGATTCCATCAGTGAGGAGCAGGTGATGAAAAACTTGTCACGATTGAATAGAGAAAAAGGGGTTACAATCATTTCAATTGCCCATAGATTGTCCACAATAAAGAATAGTGACAGGGTGGTTGTATTTAATGAAAAAGGTGagattgttgaagatggtgaTTTTAACAAATTACACTACGATCGTAACAGtcatttcaacaagttaTTAAAAACCAACAAACTCGAGTAA
- a CDS encoding Ugt51c1 UDP-glucose:sterol glucosyltransferase: protein MSLNDSISSITHSVQESSGSRGEPDEANDSYNNNSTGDRNDADSKGDSHSREGKSANKTTIALDDSIGHTRNHSDLKDNHTSDDAKGTHKTGLDSYAASRRKLSKDDHKTHHHRRKDSEDTDEDLAMPSGDMDTNFFSTLMNNTTLSSGFGSLRHLKTSAMENFLKGKKDEVDEEKHPNHHRHHHQRQHNSHQGKHSHGSPSGTSSPNQSTPSSRPISPQPDLNLEHSDAYSKRGAHGFLHHGIASGENSTAEDSSDEEEEEYEASRLSTPGVTRKTADETFLANAESPVTGTAMNSEVTSYSTLNNEPSNHTEPLTDNDTLASSRRNTIVLEGEGMEGLSKDQIEHLTPFQKSVIHRLDPHHIKEGVLVKVRNQQNEPLDERLNGTRRLLRYKIAERLTKTFDLSPDDIFHGNYNAWLVKDVILQGHIYLTEKALLYFAFLPRRLSVEESSDPRNFDDSANTVHKGALGMKTAKYGDSKFQSVLTHRYWAILRTDTLTIYSSFTDLYFPLKVIDLRTCLYAEINTKEKIKDISSPMSRGTQTPSAGRSGYGSGYSTPPTISETASDLDSMLSQEGFEATEDNVEARSSSVWFNLVAKKKTYRFQCDNLHSARQWCNNLTKQIFQLNNATTSGDVFVKVPISNITDFRRRTIFEEEESTIDDAENDIPLSFSIKYVTNDTSEKRKRDKIKEKLKHGEEEIILLIPKNGLDFFKSFEDVMQKQENRTQEKHKMFSSKKPDLEKSFSTLSPSINAVVQNLLNHNLPEEKRESKSTFKKLGKFGLPFKSDDTPTAFDVSEMSVDQDHLSFPHAMSENIFRDLEITFESTFKNLKDASDRWDNDFQHTITAIDNLPIPSFSIDQKESKSRGFGKSIKLFSNMAARFSASPIHYTIQDKYYVSDPKEREIALQHFQEHFSLYNSKLIASYFCHLIRTVPVYGKLYVSDHGICFRSLLPGVSTKMILPSTNIEGVEQTSGKIYAGTKLTLQGAEELDLEFAFVKSRDDFTSVALELLEKLHANEGFRPEPHEWGQNHNLELSKTRMEYSDSERRKLDEKDNRRDLEIAESKVSLARLKMFEDRLTTASGLDIPIILEDSPFFKTEIKPSTSYNITLLTIGSRGDVQPYIALALGLQKEGHVVTIATHGEFRDWVENDHHIKFKEIAGNPSELMSFMVGHSSLSVTFLKDAQAKFKDWIAKLLTTSWNACQGADILIESPSAMAGIHIAEALVIPYFRAFTMPWTRTRTYPQAFLVPDQKRGGSYNYMTHVLFDNVFWKGIQAQVNKWRVKELDLPKTNLYRMSQTKVPFLYNVSPCVLPPANDFPDWVKVTGYWFLDEGGKDYKPPKDLVGFIDQAAKDEKKIVYIGFGSIVVKDAASLTKAVIEAVLEADVRCILNKGWSDRGSHKDKNKMEVELPPEVFNAGSVPHDWLLPKVDAAVHHGGSGTTGAALKAGCPSIIKPFFGDQFFYARRIEDMGAGLALKKLTAKSLAKALVTVTEDVKIIEKAKSVSNQIGHEYGVLNAIEAIYSDLEYARSLIWAKELHNANYKRHHPDFKAQSGLQTAEASDDESGSEYDSDNTSEEDDDEGDITEHEVDDVKHSTKNESDLKVKR from the coding sequence ATGTCACtaaatgattcaattctGTCCATTACGCATTCGGTTCAAGAATCCCTGGGCTCAAGAGGCGAACCTGATGAAGCCAATGACTCATACAACAATAACTCAACCGGCGATCGTAATGATGCTGATTCAAAGGGTGATCTGCATTCACGAGAAGGTAAGAGCGCAAATAAAACGACTATTGCTTTAGATGACCTGATCGGCCACACTAGAAATCACCTGGATTTAAAAGATAATCACACAAGCGATGATGCGAAAGGGACCCACAAAACTGGTCTAGATTCATATGCAGCATCCAGACggaaattgtcaaaagaTGACCACAAGACTCACCATCATCGCCGCAAAGATAGTGAAGACACCGATGAGGATCTTGCTATGCCATCCGGCGATATGGATACGAACTTTTTCTCCACATTGATGAACAACACTACCCTCAGTTCTGGATTTGGTTCCTTAAgacatttgaaaacttcAGCAATGGAGAATTTTTTAAAAGGAAAGAAGGATGAGGTGGACGAGGAAAAGCACCCCAATCATCATcgccaccaccaccaacgCCAACACAATTCACATCAAGGCAAACACTCGCATGGTTCTCCTAGTGGTACGTCACTGCCAAATCAGAGTACTCCTAGTTCACGTCCAATAAGCCCTCAACCTGACTTAAACCTTGAACACTCTGATGcttattcaaaaagaggTGCACACggatttcttcatcatgGCATTGCTAGTGGTGAGAACTCGACCGCGGAAGATTCAAGcgatgaagaggaagaagagtATGAAGCTTCGAGGTTGAGTACCCCAGGGGTAACTAGAAAGACGGCTGACGAGACTTTTCTCGCTAATGCAGAGTCCCCCGTTACAGGCACTGCAATGAATCTGGAAGTGACTTCGtattcaacattgaatAATGAACCATCTAATCACACTGAGCCCCTCACTGATAACGACACTCTCGCCAGTTCTCGGAGAAACACTATAGTTCTTGAAGGTGAAGGTATGGAAGGATTATCTAAAGATCAAATCGAGCATTTGACACCATTTCAGAAATCAGTAATTCACAGATTGGATCCTCATCACATCAAGGAAGGAGTTCTAGTAAAAGTTCGGaaccaacaaaatgaaCCTTTGGATGAACGTTTGAATGGTACGAGAAGATTGCTACGTTACAAAATTGCAGAGAGATTGACgaaaacatttgatttgagCCCTGATGATATATTTCACGGGAACTACAATGCTTGGTTGGTCAAAGATGTGATACTTCAAGGACACATATACTTGACCGAGAAAGCTTTGTTATACTTTGCCTTTTTACCAAGGCGATTAAGCGTTGAAGAGTCTTCCGATCCGAGgaattttgatgattctGCTAATACTGTTCACAAGGGGGCATTGGGCATGAAGACAGCAAAATATGGGGACTCCAAGTTCCAATCTGTTCTTACCCACAGGTATTGGGCAATTCTTCGTACGGATACCTTGACCATATACAGCTCATTCACGGATTTGTACTTTCCCCTTAAAGTTATCGACTTGAGGACCTGCTTGTATGCTGAAATAAACACCAAAGAAAAGATCAAAGATATAAGCTCGCCCATGCTGAGAGGTACACAGACCCCATCAGCTGGACGTAGTGGATATGGGTCGGGGTATAGCACACCACCAACGATCCTGGAAACAGCATCCGATCTTGACTCGATGCTTTCACAAGAAGGCTTTGAGGCCACCGAAGATAACGTTGAAGCAAGAAGTTCCTCTGTTTGGTTCAATTTGGTTgcgaaaaagaaaacataCAGATTTCAATGTGATAATTTGCATTCTGCAAGGCAATGGTGTAACAATTTGACAAagcaaatttttcaactaaATAATGCCACCACTAGCGGAGATGTATTTGTGAAGGTTCCTATTTCGAATATTACCGACTTTAGACGACGGACaatatttgaagaagaagaaagtaCTATCGATGATGCCGAAAATGATATACCATTAAGTTTCAGTATTAAATACGTCACCAATGATACTCTGGAGAAGAGGAAACGGGACAAAAtaaaagagaaattgaagcatGGAGAAGAGGAAATTATCCTTTTGATTCCAAAAAACGGTCTTGATTTTTTTAAGTCTTTTGAAGATGTGATGCAAAAGCAAGAAAACAGGACTCAAGaaaaacacaaaatgtTTAGTTCCAAGAAAccagatttggaaaaatcattttccaCATTGTCCCCGTCGATAAATGCAGTGgttcaaaatttgttaaatCATAATTTGCCAGAGGAGAAGCGAGAAAGCAAGTCTactttcaaaaaacttGGAAAATTTGGTTTGCCTTTCAAATCTGATGACACCCCGACGGCATTTGATGTAAGTGAAATGTCAGTGGACCAGGACCACCTTTCGTTTCCACATGCAATGTCAGAAAATATATTTAGAGATTTGGAGAttacatttgaatcaacgtttaaaaatttgaagGATGCGTCGGATAGATGGGATAATGACTTTCAACATACAATCACTGCAATTGATAACCTCCCAATTCCATCTTTTCTGATAGATCAGAAGGAGTCAAAAAGTCGAGGTTTTGGTAAAAGTataaaattgttttcaaatatggCAGCAAGGTTTTCTGCATCACCAATACACTACACCATACAAGATAAGTATTATGTTTCAGACCCCAAAGAACGTGAAATCGCTTTACAACATTTTCAAGAacatttttctttgtacaattccaaattgattgcATCATACTTCTGTCACTTGATCAGAACTGTTCCAGTGTATGGTAAGTTGTATGTTTCTGACCACGGAATTTGTTTCAGGAGTTTGCTTCCAGGTGTTTCCACAAAGATGATTCTTCCACTGACAAATATTGAAGGGGTCGAGCAAACTAGTGGTAAAATTTATGCGGGTACAAAGCTCACCTTACAAGGAGCTGAAGAGTTAGATTTGGAGTTTGCATTCGTCAAGTCTCGTGATGATTTCACCAGTGTTGCACTAGAATTATTGGAGAAACTTCACGCAAATGAAGGTTTCCGACCAGAACCACATGAATGGGGGCAAAATCATAATTTGGAGTTGTCCAAGACAAGAATGGAGTATTCTGACTCAGAGAGGAGAAAACTTGACGAAAAAGACAATCGAAgagatttggaaattgcTGAACTGAAAGTGAGTCTTGCCAGGTTGAAAATGTTTGAGGATCGATTGACAACAGCTTCTGGTTTAGACATTCCAATTATTTTGGAGGACTCGCcgtttttcaaaacagaAATAAAACCTTCAACGTCATATAATATTACACTTCTCACTATTGGTTCGCGTGGTGATGTTCAACCATATATTGCATTAGCATTGGGCTTGCAAAAAGAAGGACATGTGGTGACAATAGCTACACATGGTGAATTTAGAGATTGGGTAGAAAATGACCATCATATCAAGTTCAAAGAAATTGCCGGGAATCCAAGTGAGTTGATGTCATTTATGGTGGGACATAGTAGTTTATCCGTTACGTTTCTAAAGGACGCACAAGccaaattcaaagattggattgcaaaattgttAACAACTAGTTGGAATGCATGTCAAGGGGCGGATATTTTAATTGAGAGTCCTTCTGCAATGGCTGGAATACACATCGCTGAAGCTTTGGTAATTCCTTACTTTAGAGCATTTACAATGCCTTGGACAAGAACAAGGACATATCCACAAGCGTTTTTAGTGCCTGACCAAAAGCGAGGTGGTTCATACAACTACATGACCCATGTTCTATTCGACAATGTCTTTTGGAAAGGTATTCAAGCGCAAGTGAATAAATGGCGTGTTAAGGAGTTGGACTTgccaaaaacaaacttgTATCGTATGCTGCAGACAAAAGTACCGTTTTTGTATAATGTATCTCCATGTGTACTTCCACCCGCCAATGACTTTCCTGATTGGGTCAAGGTTACCGGATACTGGTTTTTGGATGAAGGTGGAAAGGATTACAAGCCACCCAAGGATTTAGTGGGATTCATTGATCAAGCAGCCAAGGAtgagaaaaagattgtttACATTGGATTTGGATCTATTGTTGTGAAGGATGCAGCATCATTAACCAAAGCTGTCATTGAAGCCGTACTTGAGGCTGATGTCAGGTGTATCTTAAATAAAGGATGGTCTGATCGTGGTAGTCATAAGgacaaaaataaaatggAAGTGGAATTACCTCCTGAAGTGTTTAATGCGGGGTCTGTTCCTCATGATTGGTTGTTGCCCAAAGTTGATGCGGCTGTTCACCATGGTGGATCTGGAACTACTGGTGCGGCACTAAAAGCAGGATGTCCTAGTATCATCAAACCATTCTTTGGTGATCAGTTCTTTTATGCGAGAAGGATCGAAGATATGGGTGCCGGATTGGcgttgaaaaagttgacGGCGAAATCGTTAGCAAAAGCACTTGTTACCGTCACTGAAGATGTGaagattattgaaaaagcaaaGAGTGTAAGTAATCAAATCGGTCATGAATATGGTGTGTTGAATGCTATTGAAGCAATTTATTCTGATTTGGAGTATGCAAGAAGCTTGATTTGGGCTAAAGAATTGCACAATGCTAATTACAAACGTCATCATCCTGATTTCAAAGCCCAATCTGGGTTGCAGACCGCTGAAGCCTCTGACGATGAGTCAGGAAGCGAGTATGACAGTGACAATACtagtgaagaagatgatgatgagggTGATATAACTGAACATGAAGTCGACGATGTGAAGCATAGCACGAAAAACGAACTGGACCTTAAAGTGAAGAGATGA